TTGGCCTCGGGGTCGGGCAGGGCGGCGCGGCAGGTGGCGGCGCCCTCCTGGCCGGCGGCGGACGGGTCGCGGTCCAGCTCGGCGGCGATGGCGGCCTCGTCGACGGCGCCGAGTACGGCGAGCCGGCCGAGGACGCGCCAGCGCAGCTCGGGGTCGAGCTCGGGTCCGCCGGGCACGGTGCCGTCGGCGAGCCAGGCGGCGATGGTGTCGGGGTGCGCGGAGACGTCGATGAAGTGCCGTACGGCGAGCAGGCGCAGGCCGGGGTTGTCGCCGTCCTCGGTGCGGCGCAGCAGGTCGCGGCAGAGGGAGCCGAGGGTGGCGAGGGCCGCGGGGCGGTCCCCGGCCTTCAGGTAGCGGTCGGCGACGTGGGCGGAGGCGAAGGCGAGGACGCCCTGCACGAGGGCCAGATCGGTCTCCAGCGGGAGGTGGGCGCGGGCCGTCTCCAGGTAGGCGGTGGGTGCGAGTTCGCCGTCGCGGACGGCGTCCCTCAGGGCGTTCCAGACCACCGCGCGGGTGAGCGGGTCCGGCAGCCCGGACAGGCTCGTGCGGAGCGTCTCGAACGACTCGGCGTCGAAGCGGATCTTGGCGTAGGTCAGGTCGCCGTCGTTGAGGACGAGCAGCGCGGGGCGCTTGCCGATGGGCTGCGGGGCGGTCTGCGGGACGTCGAGGCCGATGCGCTCGCGCAGGATGAGGCCGCCCTCGTCGGTGAGGTCGCGGTCGTACAGGCCGGCGGTTACGCGGTGCGGGCGGCTGCCGACGCGGTCGACGGTCAGGGCGCAGGTGCCGTCGGCGGCCTCGATCACCGGGGTGAGGGTGTCGACGCCGGTGGTGCGCAGCCAGGCCTCGGCCCAGGCGTGCACGTCGCGCTCGGTGGCGGCGGCGAGGGAGTCGATGAAGTCGGCGAGGGTGGCGTTGGCGAAGCGGTGCCGCTTGAAGTGGATGTTGATGCCGGCGAGGAAGTCCTTCTCGCCGAGCCAGGCCACGAGCTGGCGCAGCGCGGAGGCGCCCTTGGCGTAGGAGATGCCGTCGAAGTTGAGCAGGGCGGAGGCGGAGTCGTCGACCTGGTCCGGGGCGACCGGGTGGGTGGACGGGCGCTGGTCGGCGTCGTAGCCCCAGGACTTGCGGGCGACCCCGAAGTCGATCCAGGTGTCGGTGAAGCGGGTGGCCTCGGCGGTGGTCTGGTAGCCCATGTACTCGGCGAAGGACTCGTTCAGCCAGATGTCGTCCCACCACCTGAGGGTGACGAGGTCGCCGAACCACATGTGGGCCATCTCGTGCGCGATGACCATGGCGCGGGTCTGCCGCTCGGTGTCGGTGACGGCGGAGCGGAAGACGAACTCGTCGCGGAAGGTCACCAGGCCGGGGTTCTCCATGGCGCCGGCGTTGAACTCGGGGACGAACGCCTGGTCGTAGGAGTCGAACGGGTAGGGCTCCTCGAACTTCTCGTGGTAGCGGTCGAAGCACGCGCGCGTGACCTCGAAGAG
Above is a genomic segment from Streptomyces collinus Tu 365 containing:
- the pepN gene encoding aminopeptidase N; amino-acid sequence: MSVITRDEAQLRAQFLDVHRYTVELDLTTGDETFDSRTVIRFTARTAGDTFVELKPAELRSVTLDGQPLDPESLHEERLPLRGLTAGEHELRIDTAMPYSHTGEGMHRFTDPTDGETYVYTQMFLDDVQRVFPAFDQPDLKAVFELTVTAPEGWTVLANGITEHLGEGRWRAAPTPPISTYLVAVAAGPWHSVRTEHRGLPFGLHCRRSLAAHLDADTDELFEVTRACFDRYHEKFEEPYPFDSYDQAFVPEFNAGAMENPGLVTFRDEFVFRSAVTDTERQTRAMVIAHEMAHMWFGDLVTLRWWDDIWLNESFAEYMGYQTTAEATRFTDTWIDFGVARKSWGYDADQRPSTHPVAPDQVDDSASALLNFDGISYAKGASALRQLVAWLGEKDFLAGINIHFKRHRFANATLADFIDSLAAATERDVHAWAEAWLRTTGVDTLTPVIEAADGTCALTVDRVGSRPHRVTAGLYDRDLTDEGGLILRERIGLDVPQTAPQPIGKRPALLVLNDGDLTYAKIRFDAESFETLRTSLSGLPDPLTRAVVWNALRDAVRDGELAPTAYLETARAHLPLETDLALVQGVLAFASAHVADRYLKAGDRPAALATLGSLCRDLLRRTEDGDNPGLRLLAVRHFIDVSAHPDTIAAWLADGTVPGGPELDPELRWRVLGRLAVLGAVDEAAIAAELDRDPSAAGQEGAATCRAALPDPEAKRAAWEAMFATDGLSNYLFTATARGFWQPEQADLVREYIPRYYEDAVAVAARRGPAIAAAAGRWAFPHHAVDAENLALGEACLREADPNVALRRKLVDELDDLSRALRVRGE